The following proteins are co-located in the Gigantopelta aegis isolate Gae_Host chromosome 5, Gae_host_genome, whole genome shotgun sequence genome:
- the LOC121373105 gene encoding uncharacterized protein LOC121373105 has product MEFEKFMEVGKTLGLEKAELQKFVKEQMEELKELKRLEREDRLKEREAAKELAEMEAAKELRKKELAEASQRVKGEKQERTGNAAKELRERDVARELAEIKERQWASEREERERERQFELTKLEMETGNRAGLLKSNDVSVQKVKLKMNVFQDGRDDMDAYLTSFERMSIAQKSPQKDWAIHLGTLLTGKARDVYVRLNSEDAMDYDKLKNALLHRYDLTQEGFRQKFRTAKVEVGETYTQFLSRMTGYVHRWIKMSGINQDFEGLLDLLLREQLLNSASTELTLYLKERTPESADKMASLAETFVEARKGAVHSIKQEERDRRQYVGGERGRIPGKNFSNNYNSHTNSHRCSESHRPWAPKCFVCDKKGHIARECPNRNKSTREIRDKEVIACMVSMKKNRLVERDDSNMNVFVGTNLGKDTTIIRDTGCSTVVIRKCLVPENDMTGEIGSYVTLDGEVKEAPWCETYIKTPYYTGKVRAMVLDNPIYDIVIGNVIGAKDATKRDIAQTIGIMETRAQVKRREIRKCSH; this is encoded by the coding sequence ATGGAGTTTGAGAAATTTATGGAGGTAGGAAAAACCTTAGGCCTGGAGAAAGCAGAGCTGCAGAAATTTGTTAAAGAGCAGATGGAAGAATTGAAGGAACTAAAGAGATTAGAAAGGGAAGATCGATTAAAGGAAAGAGAAGCAGCCAAAGAACTAGCAGAAATGGAAGCCGCCAAAGAGTTAAGGAAGAAAGAACTAGCGGAAGCAAGCCAAAGAGTTAAGGGAGAGAAGCAGGAAAGAACTGGAAATGCCGCCAAAGAGTTAAGGGAAAGAGATGTTGCTAGAGAGTTGGCAGAAATCAAGGAGAGGCAGTGGGCAAGTGAAAGAGAGGAGCGAGAACGAGAAAGACAGTTTGAATTAACTAAGCTGGAAATGGAGACAGGTAACCGAGCAGGTTTGTTGAAATCAAATGATGTAAGTGTTCAGAAAGTTAAATTGAAAATGAATGTATTTCAAGATGGTAGAGATGACATGGATGCTTACTTGACAAGCTTTGAAAGGATGTCCATAGCTCAGAAGTCACCACAGAAGGATTGGGCAATTCACTTAGGAACCTTATTGACAGGTAAAGCTAGAGATGTATATGTAAGGCTAAATAGCGAAGATGCGATGGATTATGATAAACTAAAGAATGCTCTGTTACATAGATACGATTTGACGCAGGAAGGATTTAGACAGAAGTTCAGAACAGCGAAAGTAGAAGTAGgagaaacatacacacagtttCTGAGTAGAATGACAGGTTATGTACATAGGTGGATTAAAATGAGTGGaattaatcaagattttgaaggATTGTTAGATTTATTATTGAGGGAACAGCTTTTGAATTCTGCAAGTACTGAATTAACATTGTATTTAAAAGAGAGAACACCAGAGAGCGCAGATAAAATGGCGAGTTTAGCAGAGACATTTGTAGAAGCCAGAAAAGGAGCAGTCCACAGCATAAAACAGGAAGAAAGAGACCGGAGACAGTATGTAGGAGGAGAAAGAGGACGAATACCGGGTAAGAACTTTTCAAACAACTATAATTCACACACTAATTCACACAGATGTAGTGAATCTCATCGGCCATGGGCACCcaagtgttttgtttgtgataAAAAGGGTCATATAGCCAGAGAATGTCCAAATAGGAACAAATCGACAAGAGAGATACGTGATAAAGAGGTTATTGCATGTATGGTTTCAATGAAGAAAAACAGATTAGTGGAAAGAGACGATAGCAATATGAATGTGTTTGTAGGGACAAACTTAGGAAAAGATACTACCATCATTAGAGATACAGGATGTTCCACAGTAGTGATCAGGAAGTGTTTAGTACCTGAGAATGACATGACAGGAGAGATAGGTAGTTATGTGACTTTAGATGGCGAGGTGAAAGAAGCCCCATGGTGTGAGACTTACATCAAAACGCCTTATTACACAGGGAAAGTCAGAGCTATGGTTTTAGATAATCCCATATATGATATTGTCATTGGAAACGTGATAGGAGCTAAAGATGCCACGAAGAGAGATATAGCACAGACAATAGGAATCATGGAGACAAGAGCCCAAGTGAAGAGGAGAGAAATCAGAAAATGCAGCCATTGA